Part of the Spinacia oleracea cultivar Varoflay chromosome 5, BTI_SOV_V1, whole genome shotgun sequence genome, atccgatcgtggtggtgaatatttatctcaagagtttggtgatcatttgaaagattgtggaatactttcgcaattgactccaccagggacaccacagttgaatggggtttccgaaagaaggaatcgaactttattagatatggttcggtccatgatgagtcttgctaaccttcctgccttattttggggatttgcgcttgaaacagcggcattcacactcaacagagctccgtccaaagcagtagaaaagacgccatatgagatgtggactggaaaagttccaaaattgtcttttctaaggacatggggttgtgaagtttatgtaaaacgtttactttctaataagctttcacccaagtccgataagtgtctttttgtgggttacccaaaacagactaagggatactacttctacaaccaaagcgaaaacaaagtgtttgttgctcgcgatggtgtctttctggaaaaggagtttatttccagaaaaacaagtgggagtaatgtatatctcgaagaaattcgagatgagcaacaaatggatgaggttcacacctcgtcagagacgacccagcatgaaaatgctcaggaggcggtgcattccattcatgcgccttctaccgtcccacttggagataatccatgcgaagtccctcaacctaatgaggtggaaacttctcctgttgtaccccaacgtaggtctagtaggactgtcattccgtcaaagagatatattgatttccttttgactgaaagttctgaaatagagattttagaacatgaggaacctactagctacacaaatgctttgacgagtcaagactccgagaaatggcttgaagccatgagatccgaaatggattcgatgtttgaaaatcaagtatggaatttggttgctttgcctgatggggttaaacccataggttgcaaatggattttcaaactgaaaaaggacaaagatggaaacattgatgtctttaaggcaagactagtggcaaaaggttttagacaaattcatggtattgactatgatgaaaccttctcaccagtagccatgctgaaatccattaggataattcttgcgattgctgcctttcatgactatgagatctggcagatggacgtcaaaaccgctttcttgaatgggttcttgaaagaggatgtgtacatgacacaaccacaaggttttgaagatccaaacagtccaagaaaagtttgcaagcttaagaagtccatttatgggcttaagcaagcatcccggagttggaacctcagatttgatgaggcagtcaaatcttttggcttcctcagaaatgaagaggaatcttgtatatacaagaagttgagtgggagtagtattgctttcctagtcttgtatgtggatgacatacttctcataggaaacgacaagaccatgcttgagtcagtcaaggaatggcttaaaagttgtttttccatgaaagaattaggagaagctgaatacatcttgggaataaggatccatagagatagatccaaaaggctgattggacttagccaagagacttatattgataaggttcttgcaaggttcaagctggaaaactccaaaagaggtttcattcccatgcaacatggcatttcacttggcaagactcagtgtccttcgacacctgatgaggtcaagcgcatgagtaatgttccttatgcctctgcagtagggtccattatgtatgccatggtatgcactcgaccggatgttgcatatgctttgagtatgtgcagcagataccagtcaaacccaggagaggcgcactggatggcagcaaagaatatccttaagtacttaagaaggactaaggatgatttcttggtctatggtggagataatgagttggttgccactggatacaccgatgcaagcttccaaagtgacaaagatgatttccgatcacaatctggtttcattTTTTGTCTAaatggaggggctgtgagctggaagagttctaagcagagtaccatcgcagattctacaacagaggctgagtatattgcagcaagtgatgcagcaaaagaagctgtttggatcaaaaagttcattagtgaacttggtgtagttcctagcattgaaaatggcattgagttgtattgtgacaacaatggtgccatttcccagtccaaggaacccagatcgcaccaaaaatccaaacatgtgctcaggagattccatcttattcgagagatcgttgaaagaggggatgtgaaagtaagcaaggttcatactgaggataacgtggctgatcctctgactataccgcttgctcaacctaagcatgagagtcatactaggtctatggggcttaggcatatgggagaatggctttagtttgtttactttatgtttacaattgtaaagacatttattatgttttgaatgtttatcaataaaagttcattcttatttaattgtttggtttagtattaaataaaatgtccaaataacttgtgttttcaaataggattatcgaaaacgttttgataatggaaccctataaagtgaactgaaatcacaacttattaagtccctagtctgaatcactaaattggacataagtgatttatgagaagactagcatgtaattaattgatagtgcagttccatgggctatggagacatggggatgtctaattgattatatggatgtgtacttgatgcattgagacttgacctaactagattctaaaagtagaatcaaaattctatatttagtggattccttagacatgagtatgtcttaataaccatgagacaattagtttaaccttgactctgttaaacgccgcgccgtaaaaggaggttataaaagcagtgatcaggtgggctaagaattgagtgggagttatggtcatacaagagtgaataagtcctcctatttgataggaatggtgtatgggcctcttgatgagcgagaactgaaaaattgcatggccatgcggaatgggattaaaatgttaatctttatttgaacagttcgaactcggcgatcaagaaactagaatttgagaataacagtgtgttatcaaattttggcattaagagacttaaggaatttagcattgctttcttgtcttcggacaagtgggagattgaaggaattatgtccttagacatttccggcaattactaaatacaaataggaattaattatgaagataataagttaattattttagtaatcatatttgcttgctagagaataaatgtgattagtaggacaatattgattggacctacaactaaaataatttaatcctataaggtcacacatataagcattaattggaatgggcccaaaaggcccgatggcaaccggtctgttaagggaagaatgttgggctttgattttgtgttaacctaaaactctcacattataatagttataatgtcagggatttagaaatcacgttcattcaatatctgacaaaaggaaaaacacaaaaaccctaattctaattctctaaacgtcgtacatcccaaacaaagcaagagacagattgtgatcgttctcttccgtactagcatacgtgggattcaattcgtgcttgtggactgagtagaggagcaacaagtggggctctaagatcttcgaagcttgcatacgaacgggagaacacgcttcaaaggtgattattctttcgacttaatctgatctatactattgttatgcatgagatcctgtgatagatgttaggaaattgtttcctgaaattccgctttatgcatctatatgttcctacagatATGGTAGTTAGACTAGTTACATCGTGAAATCGTGATTTTCAACTTAAGATCGACCTCAAATTTGGGAATGACAAAACTTATCCTCACATCATCATAAACTTAATGAACCAAACAGAACACAAGTACAGATGACCAGCTAGCATCTCACACGTGGGAAGGTCCAAGAAGAACAATAGGTAGTTGGGAACTTTATCACTTTACGACTCGTTGCCCCATAAGTCAGTTAAGACGACCGTACAAAACCTGGACACAAGGACACGTGTTTACAGATAACCCAACGTAGCATATTCATCATGGTCTTACACGCTTTCACCTGAACACCGTCTGATCGTCATCAACGGTTCATAATTTAATCTGAAATTAGAGACAGTCAACTGTTCACTTAGCCTCGAAAATTGCGATATTATACGACGGTTCAACGCCCTAGAATATCAGACCGGCCTTTTGTACTTCGCACGAAAGAGTTACACGTGCTTGCTAGCAGGAACTGTACGGTTTTACAGGGAACagagattaatttaattaattttaattaaggaaAATGTATGTACATGGTACTATGGTAGGGAAAACAATACTATAATTAGACAAGAATGCTACAAGTAGTAGATTAGTGTACATTTGATCTAGTAATTGGTGTTAACGAATGTTTAATTGGAGCACTCCTATTAGTTTAGTATTATGATTGTCTCTTTGGCCTCTTTAGAGGTCAAATCTATATATAcgttttatttcattttgtcGGGATTAATATAATTGGTTGTACCTACACAAtctatttatttcttttaattataaaaCCCTTAGAAAGCATTACCAAGTACCGAGTAACATTGTTTAGGACTTTAGGATATACCCTTTTTTAACCAGATTTTATGATTTATACGTTATAAAATATATTCATATTGTACACTCATAAGAGATTTTATTATGAAAAATTCTCAATTGAGAGGGATGCTGCTCATCGAGATATCTATGCAAACTCACGCGGGAGATTAGCCCATTCGTCGAAGGCGGTGAGAAATCTTTGTAGTAGGGGGAAAAAAGAGATTTTGTTATACTCATATTCATATACTTTCATAATATCATATTCTAacaaccaattgaggttggcatgagtggttaagggcctcttgcttttaaaccaaggtctcgggtttgagccttgggaatgaaaaaaatctcaactggaagggatgctgcccatcaaggtacccatgcaaactcccgcgggagattagtccacttgccgaaggcggtggaaactcctcgtagtagaacaaaaaaaaaaaaaaaaaatcatattctAACAATGATACttgaaaatattaatatttaaaagtgTATATAGGTAAATGAAACTTCAAACGAAGCTTCCCTCAACTTATATTTGTTTATGGATCAATTCAACAAAACAAAGTATTTGTTGATGGATCATTGTTAATATTTCGTGACAAATAACATGAATATGTTAAAGTTGATAAGTCCAATCCAAGAGATATCGTATTTTTGTGTTTATAGTAGAGTACTAacttcgtcccttaatactgatcgcaccgttttgactgaaTACGCTTatcaatgcacaattttgaccactaatatttttaactaaatattataaaaacttataaaaatattaatattttgaaaatacatattaaGATGAAGTCAACAATATAttgtatactaacatttgttttcatatatactagaaataaaatatggtcaaagtgaattatgtgaatagtgcaaaaagtcaaaacggtgcgagtattaagggacatagggagtaaTAAAACTAGATCACGAGGAACTTTTTATAAATACCTTCAAACATTactactcccttcgtattttaaaaagagatacactttgactGACACGTATATATAGGAGAGTGAGTTGAACTTAttaaattaatactccgtatgaaAGTGGGGGTAGTGGGTAAATTTTAATTATAGTAAAAAGATGGtgtgagtaagtgtggggaCCACAAGTAAGAGAGAAATATTATTATAATTGAGAGTGGAGACCGAGAcatgtcaaaaaagaaaaatgtatctctttttaaaatatgtCTGTTTAAGGAaattgtatctctttttaaaatacggatggAGTATTGTTAACTTTTTATTATATAAGATAACTCATGAGGTCAATTTCGTAATTGCACTTTTGGTATCCACCTATAAAATAGTTTATTATACCCTCGCTCACAATTGAATTAATAACAAATCATGCCTTAAATTAAATCAagaataattatatcataattGCCAATTTAGAAataaatctatacctagtatttaaaaactaaaaccatagGTGCTAATGAGACATGTGTCATCACCTCATCAATCTCCCTTTTCtttcataattaaaatagaaaactaaaaatacatcAATAttaaatctatacctagtattaaAAGAAGGAAAACTCAAAAGACTTCCCATAAAAAAACCTAAAATACACccctaaaaataaatattcaaaACTTAATGGGCTAACTTAATTACATTGTTATCAATATtccataacaataacaataaacaTTAGTATTTATGAGTTAatagtttgttttaaaaaattaaCTCAAAACAAATCATAAGAAACTAAACACCTTCTTCATCAACCTCTCATCTTCCATACACCCTCTTATAAATAATTTGACTAACAATCATTTTCGTTGTATCAATTACACAATCACTCTATATCATCATACCATTTTCAGAGGTAATGTGTGTTT contains:
- the LOC130461195 gene encoding secreted RxLR effector protein 161-like; translation: MSNVPYASAVGSIMYAMVCTRPDVAYALSMCSRYQSNPGEAHWMAAKNILKYLRRTKDDFLVYGGDNELVATGYTDASFQSDKDDFRSQSGFIFCLNGGAVSWKSSKQSTIADSTTEAEYIAASDAAKEAVWIKKFISELGVVPSIENGIELYCDNNGAISQSKEPRSHQKSKHVLRRFHLIREIVERGDVKVSKVHTEDNVADPLTIPLAQPKHESHTRSMGLRHMGEWL